The following coding sequences lie in one Leucobacter allii genomic window:
- a CDS encoding LacI family DNA-binding transcriptional regulator, producing MAEYDESGAAAPVAPGRPPTIRDVAREAGVSKSLVSLVFNGGENVSEERRLRVLHAADRLGYRPNLVAQSLSSGRRDLVAIFVSNLHNPLFAEIVGAAKARLAEAGQRTIIVSAQVDDGSGSPVLDRDNLAVLRDLRPSGLITVGTIPEFAELADLTAVIPTVVASAIDATGDVTATIRSDDEAGIDLVVAHLAAQGVRRIAFVGGEGGTVSASRAAAFRSAVARRGIAGAVQSAVAPCSTDDSAESAMAIADADERAAARAWVEAADFTEEAASRAVRRLIAEDRVPDAIVTGNDLTAIGVITALEEAGIRVPEDCRVAGYDDTSLSAIPRISLTSVDPGNRRIGREAAAALLAAIADGTRLGEVLIPPSLVVRDSA from the coding sequence ATGGCGGAGTACGACGAGAGCGGGGCTGCGGCCCCCGTCGCGCCGGGCCGTCCCCCCACCATCCGCGATGTCGCGCGCGAGGCGGGCGTCTCGAAGTCGCTCGTCTCCCTCGTCTTCAACGGCGGTGAGAACGTCAGCGAGGAGCGGCGGCTGCGCGTGCTGCACGCCGCCGATCGCCTCGGCTACCGACCGAATCTCGTCGCCCAGTCCCTCTCCTCGGGCCGTCGCGATCTCGTCGCGATCTTCGTCTCCAACCTCCATAATCCGCTCTTCGCCGAGATCGTCGGCGCGGCGAAGGCGCGCCTCGCCGAGGCCGGGCAGCGCACCATCATCGTGAGCGCCCAGGTCGACGACGGCAGCGGCTCGCCGGTGCTCGACCGCGACAACCTCGCCGTGCTCCGGGATCTGCGCCCCTCGGGTCTCATCACCGTCGGCACGATCCCCGAGTTCGCCGAACTCGCGGATCTCACGGCGGTCATCCCGACGGTCGTGGCGAGCGCGATCGATGCGACGGGTGACGTCACGGCGACCATCCGCAGCGACGACGAGGCCGGGATCGACCTCGTGGTGGCTCACCTCGCCGCGCAGGGGGTGCGCCGCATCGCCTTCGTCGGCGGCGAGGGCGGCACGGTCTCGGCCTCCCGCGCGGCAGCCTTCCGATCCGCGGTCGCGCGTCGCGGCATCGCCGGCGCCGTCCAGAGCGCGGTTGCCCCCTGCAGCACCGACGACAGCGCGGAAAGCGCCATGGCCATCGCCGACGCCGACGAGCGCGCCGCTGCCCGGGCGTGGGTCGAGGCCGCAGACTTCACCGAGGAGGCGGCGTCGCGCGCCGTGCGGCGCCTCATCGCCGAGGATCGCGTGCCCGATGCGATCGTCACGGGCAACGACCTCACCGCGATCGGCGTGATCACGGCGCTCGAGGAGGCGGGAATCCGGGTGCCGGAGGACTGCAGGGTCGCGGGCTACGACGACACGAGCCTCTCCGCGATCCCGCGCATCTCCCTGACGAGCGTCGACCCCGGCAACCGGCGGATCGGCCGTGAGGCGGCTGCGGCGCTGCTCGCGGCGATCGCGGACGGCACCCGGCTCGGTGAGGTGCTCATCCCGCCGAGCCTCGTCGTGCGCGACTCCGCGTAG
- a CDS encoding LLM class flavin-dependent oxidoreductase: MSTPRRTLRHLGFIHLVPFDGEAPASGFRDAIELFRYAEQLGLDSGWVRTRHLQRGLPSPAVLFGALAEATERIALGTAVIPVGHENPFRLAEDLATADVLSGGRVRAGLSVHPPGYGDDAVNDLVHDAGWRAEDYGYGRIERLRSFLAGDPLREVPEYRGIGGDIDSARVEPHSPGLADRLWYGGGSLRSAAWAGAADLNWLVSNISSTENGIADFALAQRAQIDAFRAASPRGEAARATVARVIVPTDGATDAQRAKYRDYAEARTPRTQRVHGKNTIIARDVLGSLDEIVAHIEDDAAFRAADDYLFELPFEFELADWKHILHELATRIGPALGWRPAR; encoded by the coding sequence ATGAGCACCCCCCGACGCACGCTTCGGCACCTCGGCTTCATCCACCTCGTCCCCTTCGACGGCGAGGCGCCCGCGAGCGGCTTCCGCGACGCGATCGAGCTCTTCCGCTACGCCGAGCAGCTCGGTCTCGACAGCGGCTGGGTCCGCACGCGCCACCTGCAGCGCGGCCTCCCCTCGCCCGCGGTGCTCTTCGGCGCGCTCGCCGAGGCGACGGAGCGGATCGCGCTCGGGACGGCCGTGATCCCGGTCGGACACGAGAACCCGTTCCGACTCGCCGAGGATCTCGCGACCGCGGACGTCCTCTCCGGCGGCCGGGTGCGCGCCGGGCTGAGCGTGCACCCGCCCGGCTACGGCGACGACGCCGTGAATGATCTCGTGCACGACGCCGGCTGGCGCGCGGAGGACTACGGCTACGGGCGCATCGAGCGGCTGCGCTCCTTCCTCGCGGGCGATCCGCTGCGCGAGGTGCCCGAGTATCGCGGCATCGGCGGCGACATCGACTCCGCCCGCGTCGAGCCGCACAGCCCCGGGCTCGCCGATCGGCTCTGGTACGGCGGGGGCTCCCTCCGCTCCGCCGCGTGGGCGGGCGCCGCGGACCTCAACTGGCTCGTGAGCAACATCAGCTCGACTGAGAACGGGATCGCCGACTTCGCCCTCGCGCAGCGCGCGCAGATCGACGCGTTCCGCGCGGCCAGCCCGCGGGGCGAGGCGGCGCGCGCCACGGTCGCCCGGGTGATCGTGCCGACCGACGGCGCCACCGATGCGCAGCGGGCGAAGTACCGCGACTACGCGGAGGCGCGCACGCCGCGCACGCAGCGGGTCCACGGGAAGAACACGATCATCGCCCGCGACGTGCTCGGCTCGCTCGACGAGATCGTCGCGCACATCGAGGACGACGCCGCCTTCCGCGCCGCCGACGACTACCTCTTCGAGCTCCCCTTCGAGTTCGAGCTGGCGGACTGGAAGCACATCCTGCACGAGCTCGCGACCCGGATCGGGCCGGCACTGGGCTGGCGCCCCGCCCGCTGA
- a CDS encoding NAD(P)-dependent oxidoreductase translates to MARITVLGGSGYAGGAVVAEARKRGHEVVALSRTLPAAPVDGVRYLAGSALDASVLAEAIDGSDVVLFALSPRGDMAGKLEGIVGELLERIVGTPTRFGYVGGASSLLVAEGGPRLWDETEAQIPEDVKPEIVTGLNALELLRESPESVDWFYVSPPEEFGAWLQTPSTGRYTLGGDVLLRNEAGVSTISAADLALAILDEIEQPAHHRARFTAIG, encoded by the coding sequence ATGGCGCGGATCACAGTTCTGGGCGGCAGCGGCTACGCGGGCGGCGCGGTCGTCGCCGAGGCGCGCAAGCGCGGGCACGAGGTCGTCGCGCTCAGCCGCACGCTCCCGGCAGCGCCGGTCGATGGCGTGCGCTACCTCGCGGGCTCGGCGCTCGATGCGTCCGTGCTCGCCGAGGCGATCGACGGCAGCGACGTCGTGCTCTTCGCGCTGTCGCCGCGCGGGGACATGGCCGGGAAGCTCGAGGGCATCGTCGGCGAGCTGCTCGAGCGGATCGTCGGTACCCCGACCCGCTTCGGCTACGTCGGCGGCGCCTCGTCGCTGCTCGTGGCCGAGGGCGGCCCGCGGCTGTGGGACGAGACCGAGGCGCAGATCCCGGAGGACGTCAAGCCCGAGATCGTGACCGGGCTGAACGCGCTCGAGCTGCTGCGGGAGAGCCCGGAGAGCGTCGACTGGTTCTACGTCAGCCCGCCCGAGGAGTTCGGCGCGTGGCTGCAGACGCCCTCGACGGGCCGCTACACGCTCGGCGGCGACGTGCTGCTGCGCAACGAGGCCGGCGTCTCGACGATCTCGGCTGCCGATCTCGCGCTCGCGATCCTCGACGAGATCGAGCAGCCGGCGCACCACCGCGCCCGCTTCACCGCGATCGGCTGA
- a CDS encoding MFS transporter codes for MRTDRPASTAAPVSGPAQAPPVPPAARAALLACVGAGFATLLDSAVVAYTAPALGRGIAESPAILQWYLAAYSLTFGLGLVPAGRLGDAFGRRRPMLVGLLLFLLGALVSALGPSAVTLVAGRLVQGLGAGAISAQVLGLIQDHFGGIDRIRALGAYSAAGAAAAIAGPLLAGAALGALPADAAWRAVLLLPVPFVAATMWLVARRLPAEAPLAGRPRPALDLPGIGLTGALVVIVTIPVIDPGIPGPRLVAAAAAVLLLALLLVLWERRYARTGRLPLFAPPLMRRRGYLLGNLVALLWFGAVLAAGTVLTVHLLQALAVPPLVLALVMLPGAFARLLAARLSSRTYARVGPRIVALGMAAEGTGMLLTAGAALLLAPVAFVAVAAVLQLVQGVCSGLSEPSIRALVLAHAPEGMAGVAASFLQLTQRLAATLMIALGTGLLLLGGTGGAGLALVLGICAACVLAAGGLSLSRSFRGSARGAMPRPR; via the coding sequence GTGCGCACGGATCGGCCCGCGAGCACCGCCGCCCCCGTCTCCGGGCCCGCCCAGGCCCCTCCGGTCCCTCCGGCCGCCCGGGCGGCGCTTCTCGCCTGCGTCGGTGCGGGCTTCGCGACGCTGCTGGACTCCGCCGTGGTGGCCTACACCGCCCCGGCGCTCGGCCGCGGCATCGCGGAGTCCCCGGCGATCCTGCAGTGGTACCTCGCGGCGTACTCGCTCACCTTCGGGCTCGGGCTCGTGCCCGCCGGTCGGCTCGGCGACGCGTTCGGCCGCCGCCGTCCGATGCTCGTCGGCCTCCTTCTCTTCCTCCTCGGCGCTCTCGTCTCGGCGCTCGGGCCGAGCGCCGTCACGCTCGTCGCCGGGCGGCTCGTGCAGGGGCTCGGCGCCGGGGCGATCAGCGCCCAGGTGCTCGGTCTGATCCAGGATCACTTCGGAGGCATCGACCGGATCCGCGCGCTCGGGGCGTACTCCGCGGCGGGCGCGGCAGCCGCGATCGCGGGGCCGCTGCTCGCCGGCGCAGCCCTCGGGGCGCTGCCCGCGGACGCCGCGTGGCGTGCGGTCCTGCTCCTCCCGGTGCCGTTCGTCGCGGCGACGATGTGGCTGGTCGCCCGTCGCCTGCCGGCGGAGGCCCCGCTCGCCGGCCGTCCGCGGCCCGCGCTGGATCTGCCGGGGATCGGGCTCACCGGAGCCCTCGTGGTGATCGTCACCATCCCCGTCATCGACCCTGGGATCCCCGGGCCCCGGCTCGTCGCCGCGGCGGCGGCGGTCCTGCTCCTCGCCCTCCTGCTCGTGCTCTGGGAACGGCGGTACGCCCGCACCGGCAGGCTGCCCCTCTTCGCGCCGCCGCTCATGCGGCGGCGCGGGTACCTCCTCGGCAATCTCGTCGCGCTGCTGTGGTTCGGCGCGGTCCTCGCCGCGGGCACCGTGCTCACCGTCCATCTGCTGCAGGCGCTCGCGGTCCCGCCGCTCGTGCTCGCGCTCGTCATGCTGCCCGGTGCGTTCGCGCGGCTACTCGCGGCGCGTCTCAGCTCCCGCACGTACGCGCGCGTCGGCCCGCGGATCGTAGCCCTCGGCATGGCGGCGGAGGGGACGGGCATGCTGCTCACGGCGGGTGCCGCGCTCCTCCTGGCCCCCGTCGCGTTCGTCGCGGTCGCGGCGGTGCTGCAGCTCGTGCAGGGGGTGTGCAGCGGCCTGTCGGAGCCCTCGATCCGCGCGCTCGTGCTGGCGCACGCCCCGGAGGGGATGGCCGGGGTCGCCGCGTCCTTCCTGCAGCTCACGCAGCGGCTGGCGGCGACGCTGATGATCGCGCTCGGCACGGGACTGCTGCTGCTCGGCGGGACCGGCGGGGCGGGGCTCGCGCTCGTGCTCGGGATCTGCGCGGCGTGCGTCCTCGCGGCGGGCGGGCTGAGCCTGAGCCGGTCCTTCCGCGGGAGCGCGCGGGGTGCTATGCCGCGGCCTCGATGA
- a CDS encoding TetR/AcrR family transcriptional regulator — translation MARTASFDRDTVVRAALDVFWRVGYEAAAIPEIELATGLSRSSLYNTFGSKRGLFDAAVALYLDGVIRPRLRPLQADPVAPGAIAEYLAGLRDALARPDSAAARSGCLLVNTAGAPIAEDAAVAGIITAYRAELRTALGRGIAACLPDLPGPDAARLADACTGQLLAAYALARVDAAAAAAAADTALALIEAAA, via the coding sequence ATGGCCCGCACCGCGTCCTTCGATCGCGACACCGTCGTGCGCGCGGCGCTCGACGTGTTCTGGCGGGTCGGCTACGAGGCCGCTGCCATCCCGGAGATCGAACTCGCCACGGGCCTCAGCCGATCGAGCCTCTACAACACCTTCGGATCCAAGCGCGGTCTCTTCGACGCCGCGGTCGCCCTCTACCTGGACGGCGTGATCCGCCCGCGGCTGCGTCCGCTCCAGGCCGATCCCGTCGCGCCCGGAGCGATCGCCGAGTACCTCGCGGGCCTCCGCGATGCACTCGCCCGACCCGATTCCGCCGCCGCGCGCAGCGGCTGCCTCCTCGTGAACACCGCCGGCGCCCCGATCGCCGAGGACGCCGCGGTCGCCGGCATCATCACCGCCTACCGCGCGGAGCTCCGCACCGCCCTCGGCCGCGGCATCGCCGCCTGCCTGCCCGACTTGCCGGGGCCCGACGCCGCGCGCCTCGCAGACGCCTGCACCGGGCAGCTCCTCGCCGCCTACGCGCTCGCCCGCGTCGACGCCGCGGCGGCGGCCGCGGCAGCGGACACGGCCCTCGCGCTCATCGAGGCCGCGGCATAG
- a CDS encoding NADP-dependent oxidoreductase, with product MSDALSTQIHLAARPDGWPTPDDFRTVRCELAPLAAGEVRVKNEFLSVDPYMRGRMNDVRSYVPPYALGETIQGGAIGRIVASAADGFAVGDAVLHQHGWSDLVQADAATFRVVPETPGVPLSLRLHVLGMTGLTAYVGLTAIAQLREGDTVFVSGAAGAVGTAVGQIARLLGAGRVIGSAGSAEKVALLTGKYGFDAAFNYRDGDVRGQLAQAAPNGIDVFFDNVGGDHLEAALDAFADGGRAALCGAISGYNSETAVPGPDNLANIITRGLKLEGFTIGNHLGHAPEFQARMAQWLAAGEIAYDETIVDGIERTVDAFLDMMRGANTGKMLVRV from the coding sequence ATGTCCGACGCGCTCAGCACCCAGATCCACCTCGCCGCCCGTCCGGACGGCTGGCCGACCCCCGACGACTTCCGCACGGTGCGCTGCGAGCTCGCCCCGCTCGCCGCGGGCGAGGTGCGGGTGAAGAACGAGTTCCTCTCCGTCGACCCGTACATGCGCGGTCGCATGAACGACGTCCGCAGCTACGTTCCGCCCTACGCGCTGGGCGAGACGATCCAGGGCGGCGCCATCGGACGGATCGTCGCGAGCGCTGCCGACGGCTTCGCCGTGGGCGATGCGGTGCTCCACCAGCACGGCTGGTCCGACCTCGTGCAGGCGGATGCGGCGACGTTCCGGGTCGTCCCGGAAACGCCCGGCGTGCCGCTCTCCCTCCGCCTGCACGTCCTCGGGATGACGGGGCTCACCGCCTACGTCGGGCTCACGGCCATCGCGCAGCTCAGGGAGGGCGACACCGTCTTCGTGTCGGGCGCCGCCGGCGCCGTCGGCACCGCCGTCGGCCAGATCGCACGGCTGCTCGGCGCCGGGCGCGTCATCGGCTCGGCGGGCAGCGCCGAGAAGGTGGCGCTGCTGACCGGGAAGTACGGCTTCGACGCCGCATTCAACTACCGGGACGGCGACGTCCGCGGCCAGCTCGCGCAGGCAGCTCCGAACGGCATCGACGTCTTCTTCGACAATGTCGGCGGGGACCACCTCGAGGCGGCGCTCGACGCGTTCGCCGACGGCGGGCGTGCGGCGCTGTGCGGGGCGATCTCCGGCTACAACAGCGAGACCGCGGTCCCGGGCCCCGACAATCTCGCGAACATCATCACTCGCGGGCTGAAGCTCGAGGGCTTCACGATCGGCAATCATCTCGGGCACGCCCCCGAGTTCCAGGCGCGGATGGCGCAGTGGCTCGCGGCGGGCGAGATCGCCTACGACGAGACGATCGTGGACGGGATCGAGCGCACGGTCGACGCCTTCCTCGACATGATGCGGGGCGCCAATACCGGCAAGATGCTCGTCCGCGTC